The sequence below is a genomic window from Ottowia sp. SB7-C50.
CTGATCGAGACGGTGCTGGTCGCCAACCTGCTCCAGATCATGATCGTCGGGGGCTTCAGGGTCTACGTCAGCGATATCCCCGTGGCCCCAGGTCGCGAATCACCGGCCTGGGTGCGCCACGCCAGCGTGACCAACCTGAAACTGAAGCTGGCTTTGGGCATCGTGGGCGTCAGCAGCCTGAACCTGCTGGAAACCTTCATCAACGCCGCCAATTACGCAGACCGCGTCCTGTGGGCGCAGGCCGGCCTGCACGTGGTCTTGCTGGTGTCGGCGCTCGTGGTTGCGTGGATCGACCGCATGCACCACCAGATGCACAGCCCTCACTGACCGCACCAGCCGCCTCGGGACGGACGATGGCTACACCATGTCCTGCGGCCGGACCCAGGCGTCGAACTGCTCAGCCGTGACATGACCCGTGGCCAGCGCGGCGTCGCGCAGGCTGGTGCCCTCCTGGTGCGCCTTCTTGGCGATCTGCGCTGCCTTGTCGTAACCGATATGCGGGTTGAGCGCCGTCACCAGCATCAGCGATCGACTCACCAGCTCGTCGATGCGCGCGCGGTTGGGCTCGATGCCCGCCGCGCAGTGGTCGTTGAAGCTGACCATGCCGTCGGCCAGCAGGCGCACGCTTTGCAGGAAGTTGTGCGCGATCATGGGGCGGAACACGTTCAGTTCGAAGTTGCCCGAGGCGCCGCCGATATTGATCGCCACGTCGTTGCCCATCACCTGGGCACACAGCATGGTCAGTGCCTCGCTCTGCGTGGGGTTGACCTTGCCCGGCATGATGGATGAGCCAGGTTCGTTCTCGGGAATGCGGATTTCGCCAATGCCGCTGCGCGGGCCGCTGGCCAACCAGCGCACGTCGTTGGCGATCTTGGTCAGCGCGGCCGCCAGTCCCTTCAACGTGCCGTGTGCGTAGACCAGCGCGTCGCACGACGCCAGTGCCTCGAACTTGTTGGGGGCGGTGACAAAGGGCAACCCCGTCAGCCGCGCCAGTTCGGCCGCTGTGGCTTCGGCATAGCCCTTGGGCGCATTCAAGCCCGTGCCGACCGCGGTTCCGCCCAGCGCCAGTTCGCACAGGTGCGGCAGCGCGGCGCGCACGTGGCGCTCGGCATGGTCGAACTGCGCCACGTAACCTGAGAACTCTTGCCCCAGCGTCAGCGGCGTGGCGTCCTGCAGGTGGGTTCGGCCGATCTTGACGATGCCATCAAACTGATGCGCCTTGTCCGCCAGCGTGGCGCGCAGTTTGACGATGGCCGGCAGCAGACGGTGGGTCAAGGCTTCGACGGCCGCCACGTGCATGGCGGTGGGAAACACGTCGTTGCTCGACTGGCTCTTGTTGACGTCGTCGTTGGGGTGCACGAGGCGCGCTTCACCGCGCTCGCCGCCCAGCAGTTCGCTGGCGCGGTTGGCGATTACCTCGTTGAGGTTCATGTTGGTCTGCGTACCCGACCCGGTCTGCCAGACGACCAGGGGGAATTCGTCGGGATGCTGTCCTGCCAGCACCTCGTCGGCGGCGGCCACGATGGCATGCATCCTGGTTTCATCCAACAACCCTAGCCGCTGGTTGACCACCGCCGAAGCGCGCTTGACCCGTGCCAGCGCATGGATGATCTCGCGCGGCTGGCGTTCGCCCGAGATGTCGAAATTGAGCAGCGAGCGCTGCGTCTGCGCCCCCCCACAAGCGATCGACAGGCACCTCGATGGGGCCGAAGGTGTCGCGTTCAACGCGGGTAGGTCTGTCAGCAGCGGTCATGGGGCAGCCTGTCAAAATGGAGGGTTGAGGCGACGGTATCAGACCCCTGATGTCCCGCCAGCGCCACAGCATTTCACGATAAGGAGCTTCCATGACCGCCATCAAGCAAGACGATCTGATCGAGTCTGTCGCCGCCGCGCTGCAATACATCAGTTATTACCACCCGGCCGACTACATCGAGCATCTGGCGCGCGCCTATGAGCGCGAGCAGTCGCCCGCCGCCAAGGACGCCATGGCGCAGATCCTCACCAACAGCAAGATGAGCGCCACCGGCCACCGCCCCATCTGCCAGGACACGGGCATCGTCAACGTGTTTTTGAAGGTGGGCATGGACGTGCGCTGGGAAGGTTTCACCGGCAGCCTGGACGACGCCATCAACGAAGGCGTGCGCCGCGGCTACAACCACCCCGACAACACGCTGCGCGCCTCGGTCGTGGCCGACCCGCAGTTCGCGCGCAAGAACACCAAGGACAACACGCCCGCCGTCATCGTGACCGAGATCGTGCCGGGCAATACCGTCGAAGTGACCGTGGCAGCCAAGGGCGGCGGGTCTGAAAACAAGAGCAAGATGGTCATGCTCAACCCCAGCGACAGCGTGGTCGACTGGGTGCTGAAAACCGTGCCGACGATGGGTGCGGGCTGGTGCCCGCCCGGCATGCTGGGCATCGGCATCGGCGGCACGGCCGAAAAAGCCGTGCTGCTCGCCAAGCAGTCGCTGATGGACGACCTGGACATGTACCAGTTGCAGGCCAAGGCCGCCAAGGGCGAGGCGCTGTCCGACGTCGAAAAACTGCGCCTGGAGCTGTTCGAGAAAGTCAACGCGCTCGGCATTGGCGCGCAGGGCTTGGGCGGCCTGACGACGGTGCTGGACGTGAAGGTTGCCATGTACCCGACGCACGCTGCCAGCAAGCCAGTGGCCATGATCCCCAACTGTGCTGCCACGCGCCACGCGCACTTTGTGCTGGATGGCAGCGGGCCGGTCTACCTGGACCCGCCCTCGCTCGATCTGTGGCCCAAGGTCGATTGGACGCCCGATACCGAGAAGAGCCAGCGCGTGAACCTGAACACACTGACCAAGGAACAGGTCGCGTCGTGGAAGCCGGGCCAGACCCTGCTGCTGAACGGCAAGATGCTCACCGGCCGCGACGCCGCCCACAAGCGCATCCAGGACATGCTGGCCAAGGGCGAGAAGCTGCCGGTCGATTTCACCAACCGCGTCATCTACTACGTCGGCCCGGTCGATCCGGTGGGCGATGAAGCTGTCGGCCCCGCCGGCCCCACCACCGCCACGCGCATGGACAAGTTCACCGACATGATGCTGGCGCAAACCGGCCTCATCGCCATGGTCGGCAAGGCCGAGCGCGGCCCGACCGCCATCGAGGCCATCAAGAAGCACAAGTCGGCCTACCTGATGGCCGTGGGCGGCGCCGCCTACCTGGTCAGCAAGGCCATCAAGACCGCCAAGGTGGTCGGCTTTGAAGACCTGGGGATGGAAGCCATCTACGAGTTCGACGTGGTCGACATGCCGGTGACCGTGGCCGTCGATGCCGGCGGCACCAGCGCCCACGTCACCGGCCCGGCCGAGTGGGAAAAGCGCATCGCCTCGGGCGAATTCAAGGGCATCTCGGTCGCGGCCGCTTGAGCTTGCCGCGCCACAGCGTCGACCGCGCCGCGCCCATCGGCGTGTTCGACAGCGGCATCGGCGGGCTGTCGGTGCTGCAGGCGCTGCGCGCGGCCTTGCCGGGCGAAGACCTGGTCTACGTGGCCGACAGCGCGCACACGCCGTATGGCGAACGCAGTGACGCGTTCATCACCGAACGCACCAGTGCTATCGCCCGGCACCTGCGCGACGCGCACGGCGCCAAGCTGCTGGTGATCGCCTGCAACACCGCCAGCGCGGCCGCCGCGCACGTGGTGCGGCAGGACAACCCGGGCTGGCCGGTGGTCGCCATCGAGCCCGCGCTGAAACCTGCGGCACACCACACGCGGACCGGCCACGTGGGCGTGCTGGCCACGCGCAGCACCCTGGCAAGCCGCAAGTTCGCGGCCTTGCGCGCGGCGGTCACGTCAGCTCACCAGGAGGTGCGATTCAGCGAAGTCGCCTGCGACGGCCTGGCAGCTTCCATCGAGCGCTGGGCGCAAGGCGGCGACGGCAGCGCCAGCCGCGACCTGCTGGCGCGCTACCTGGGACAGCTGGGCGAACTGGGCGCCGCCGCCCACGCGATCGACACCTTGGTGCTCGGCTGCACGCACTACCCGCTGATTCGAGAGCAGATCCAGCAGCAGTTGCCGCTGGGTGTCGGCATCGTCGACTCGGGCCTGCCAGTGGCCCGCCATGCCCGGCGCCTGCTGCATTCCACAGGGCTGTTGCGCGCCGAGCCGCTGGGCGATGAAGCACCACTGTCGCCGGCATCGCTGCGTCTGCTGGCCACCGGCTCGGTGCACACGCTTCACGCTGCCGCGCAGCGCTGGCTCAGACCGATGGCCGCGCCGCTGCCCGACGTGGAAACGCTGGCGCTCTGACAGCGCCCTGCTGCGCCGTCAGTGCAGATGGCGTGGCCGACGGCCGCTGCCGTGGCCCGACGAGCCACCGCCACCGGGCCCGCGCGGCGGCTTGCCCAGTTCCAGCGAACTGGTCAGCGCCGAATAGCGGCCCTGGAACAGCTTGTCGATCTCGGCCACCACGCCGCCCAGTTCAGCGCCGTCGAAGTGGCGCTCCATCAGCGCCACCACGTCTTCGACCAGCAGGTTGCGCTGCGCCTGCATGATCGCCTCGGGCGTCGGGCCGACGAAGAGCAGCACGAAGTCGTCGCGCGACTCGCGGTTGTCGTCTTCGTCTTCCTCGTCGTATTCGGCGTCGTAGAACGTCACCTCGATCTGCGTGCCCTGGGCCGACAGTTCGTTGAGGTTCATGCACAGGTCGTCGAGTTGGTGGCGAAAATCTTCGTCGCCCTCGAGCGTCCAGCACATCTGCAGCAGGTGCTGGTGCGGGTCAAAGCGAATGCCCGGCTCGTCGTCGTACAGGCTCGCCGCAGCGTCGGCCAATGACCGGGCGCCGATGTACTTCCAGAGGGGCTTGAGGGCGTCCTGCAGGGCGTCGAACCCCACGTCGGAGCGCAGTGTCACGTCGCCATGCACGTGAATCTCGAAGGGTGCTGCTTCATGGCTCATGGCGGTTCCTTAACTGTCTGGTGCCCCGGGCCGGGATCGAACCGGCACGCCCCTTTTCAGGAAAGCGGCGGATTTTAAGCCAGAGCATGGCATCCGCACCGGGCTAACGCTGGACTTGGATGTGGCTTGCTGTAGCAGGTTTTCCGCCAGACCAATGCCTTCGATCATATCCCGGTGCGCGATGCAAACCGCCCCGGTTCTCCTCCGCCTGGCTCCTAGCCGGCCCCTGGAATCGGGGCCTTTCAGGAGCACCTCATGGCAAAGATCAAACTCACCAAGTCCGTCGTTGACACGGCGCAGGCGCAAACCTGCGACATGGAACTCCGGGATACGCTCGTTCCGGGCTTCTTGTGCAAGGTTACACCAACCGGCCGCAAGGTATTCATGGTTCAGTACCGCACGAACTCCGGCGTGCGGCGCAAGCCGGCAATCGGCCAGTTCGGCGAACTGACGGTCGAACAGGCCCGATCGCTGGCGCAAGACTGGCTGGCCGAAGTCCGGCGCGGGGGCGATCCCGGACTCGACAAGGCCGAAGCCCGCAAGGCGCCGACGGTCAAGGAGCTGTGCGGCCGGTTCATGGACGACCACTCCAAGCCGCACAACAAGCCCAGCACGCAGGCCGGCTACCAGTACCAGATTGACAGCTTCGTCATCCCGGCCTTCGGCAGCAAGAAGGTTCATGAGATCACGCGCAACGACATCACTGCGCTGATGAAGCGCATGGAGAAGTCGCCCACCCAGGCCAACCGCGTGCTGTCGCTCGTCCGAAAGATGTTCAACCTGGCCGAACTGTGGGGCTACCGGCCCGATGGCTCCAATCCCTGCCGCCATGTGCCCAAGTACCCGGAAAAGGGTTCGACCCGGCTCATTACCGACGACCAGATGACCAAGCTGTTCGCCTATCTGGAGAAGGCCGAGGCCGAGGGCTTAGAACATCCCATCCACCTGCTGGCCGTCCGGCTGCAATTCGAGTTCGCGGCGCGCATGTCGGAAATCCTGCTGTTGCAATGGGATTGGCTCGACCTGCCCAACGGCCGGGTGGTCTGGCCGGACAGCAAGACCGGCGATATGTCCAAGCCCCTGAGCGCCGAGGCTCGCCGCCTGTTGGAGAGCGCCCCCCACTATGGCGATTCGCCCTACGTTTGCCCTGCGATCCTCGATCACAAGAAGCCGCTAAGCCCCCACTCCTACTATCAGGCGTGGCGGCGCATCCTTGACCGTGCCGGTGTGCCGAAGGTCGGCACCCACGGCATCCGCCACCGCTCGGCGACGGACATTGCCAATTCGGGCGTGCCGCTCAAGGTCGGCATGGCGCTGACAGCGCACAAGACCGTGGCGATGTTCATGCGCTATGTCCACACCGAGGACGATCCTGTGCGCCAGGCGGCCGAGCTGGTGGCGACCCGGCGCCAGACCATCACGAAGGCGCGGCAACGCCAGCCCCAGGAGGCCACGGCATGAGCGCCCGGACGCCCAAAGCAGTAAAAGGCGCTGCCGTGCCTGCCGGCTACGCCGGCATCCACGGCGGCATCGTGGAACTGCTCGATGCCGCCCGCCAGGCGGCGGCGCGCAGCGTCAATGCGCTGATGACGGCCAGCTATTGGGAGATTGGTCGCCGCATCGTGGAGGCCGAGCAACAGGGCAAACGGCGCGCAGGGTACGGCGAACAGTTGATTGCCCGGCTGTCCGCCGACCTGACCGCGCGCTTCGGGCGCGGGTTCAGCCCGGACAACCTGGAGAACATGCGGCGGTTCTTCGCCGCCTATCCCCGGCCGGTGATTTCCGAGGCACTGTCTCGGAAATCGGGCGACGGGCTGCCCGCCGAGAAATCCGAGACAGTGTCTCGGAAATTGGCCTTGGGCGAGCTGGCGCAGGTGTTCACGCTGCCGTGGTCGGCCTACGTGCGGCTGCTGTCGGTCAAGGACGAGCACGCCCGCCGCTTCTACGAGGCCGAGGCGCTGCGCGGCGGCTGGAGCGTGCGCCAGCTTGACCGGCAGATCGGCAGCCAGTTCTACGAGCGCACCGCTTTGTCGAAGGACAAGGCGGCGATGCTGGTCAAGGGCGCTGCGCCTAGGCCGGAGGATGCCGTCAGGCCGGACGATGCGATCAAAGACCCGTATGTGCTGGAGTTCCTGAACCTCAAGGACGAGTATTCGGAATCCGATCTGGAAGCAGCCCTGATCCAGCGGCTGGAGGATTTTCTGCTGGAGCTGGGCGAAGGGTTCACCTTCGTCGGTCGGCAGCGGCGCTTGCGCATCGACCAGACGTGGTATCGGGTGGATCTGCTGTTCTTCCACCGGCGGCTGCGCTGCCTGGTCATCATCGACTTGAAGCTGGGCAGCCTGACCCATGCGGACGTGGGCCAGATGCACATGTATTGCAACTACGCCAAGGAGCATTGGGCGTATCCCGACGAAAACCCGCCCGTGGGTTTGATCCTCTGCGCCGACAAGGGCCACGCGCTGGCGCGGTATGCCTTGGAGGGCTTGCCGACGAAGGTGATGGCGGCGAACTACCGTACCGTGCTGCCGGATGCCGAACTGTTGCAGAAGGAGCTGGAAACCACGCGGCGACTGCTGGAGTCGCGTGCGGCGAAGCAGCTCAAGAAGCTGCCGCAATAGCCGGGCGTCCCGGCGTGCCGCCGTCGGGTTCGCGGGCTGCGCCCCGCGCTTCGTGCCGAATCGCGGCCATTCGGCTTTGACCCCTGACGCCTCCGGCCCTCTCGGGCCTGCGCGCTCCGCTTGCCCCAAAAGCCGACTGTGTGCAGTGGGCGGGTGTGGGCGGTCTTGCTGTTCCCTTCACCGTATCACGGCGTTCTCGCCGTCAAGGGCGGCGCGCGCCATGCGCGCTTGCGTCCTGGCGGCCGTCTGCGACCCCTGACTGCTTGCGCTGCGCCGTGCTGGCGCCGGTTCCGGGCAATTCCGCCCGAGCAACCGGAGCACGATCATGTCGCAACTTTCCCTCTCTCTCGATACTCCGCTGATGGTGCGCGATGGCCGTGGGCGCTATCGGCCGGCGGACGCCGACCAGATTCTGGAAGCCGCGCGCCAGGTCATCGAACAGAAGATGCAGCGCGGCGCCGAGTTCACTTCGCCAGTTGTGGTCAAGGACTACCTGCGCGCCAAGCTGGCCGGCTTCGAGCACGAAGTCTTCGCGGTGCTGTTCCTCGACACGCGCCATCGGCTGATCGACTACGTGGAGATGTTCCACGGCACGATCGACGCGGCCGAGGTGCATCCGCGCGAGGTGGTGAAGCTGGCGCTGCGGCTCAATGCGGCGGCGGTCATCGTTTCGCACAACCATCCGAGTGGGAACCCCGAGCCGAGCGCGGCCGACAAGGCGATGACCGCGCAGCTTCGGCAGGGGCTGGCGCTGGTGGACGTTCGCACGCTGGATCACGTCATCGTCGCGGGAAGCCGTACCACGTCATTCGCCGAGCGCGGCCTGCTTTGACCCTTGGGGGCTTCGGCCCCCTTTTTGCTGCGCCCGGCCGCGCGACTCCGGCCCTCGCGGGCCTGCGCGTGCTGCGCACTTGCCGAAAACCGGGGTGCGTGGAGGTGCGAGAGAGGCGGTCTTGCTGTTCCCTTCATCGTGCCACGGCGTTCTCGCCGTCAAGGGCTGCGCGCCGATGGCGCTTGCGTCCTGGCGGCCGTCGTTGACCCCTGACTGCTTGCGCTGCGCCGTGCCCCGGAAGGGTCGGGCAATACCGCCCGGCATCCTTTCAGGAGTTCACCGTGAACAACGCACTCATCACTGACGAGCAGCGCATCGTGCTGCTGGCCAACGGCCGCGAATCCTTGGAGAACCCGGACTTCGATCCGGCACCCGTGGTCAAGCTGTTTACGCCGGACGCCGGCGCGACCTGGCTGCTGACCGAGATTGATCCCGATGACCACGACCACGCCTTTGGTCTTTGTGACCTGGGCCTGGGTGCGCCAGAAATCGCCTGGGTCAGCCTGGGCGAGCTGGCGACGGTGCGCGGCGGGCTGGGCCTGCCGATCGAGCGCGACCTGTCTTTCCGCGCCGAGAAGCGGTTGAGCGCCTACGCGCGCGATGCGCGGCTGGCCGGGCGGATCGCTGTCTGAGCCGGCCCTCGGAGCGCCGCAAGGCGCTCCTTGCGCTTTTCCAACCTTCGCAGGAGATCAATGCCATGAGCAGCCATCACGACTACATCATCGAAATCACTGCGCAGCACGATGCGCTCAAGCCGTTCGCGCCGGAGAACGGCCAGCCCCTGCGCTTCAAGATCGGCGACGCGGTGATCTACACCAACGAGTTTGGCGCGCAGTTCCGGCGCCGCGTCACCGGGTTCTACCAGCCCACCGGGCTGTCGGGTCTGTACGCGCGTGGTGCGCGCTACCTGCTGGACTCGTCATCGCCGTGGATGCCGGTATCGGAATCCAGCCTGCGCCCTGACGACTCGGCGTGATGCCTACGCGCCCCTTGTGGGGCGCTGCGCGCTTCGCTT
It includes:
- a CDS encoding YqhA family protein; translation: MSTPTPPDNPWSPGRIVLSSRWLQAPMYALLIAVQLIFVVRFLGQFVHLVQAWWGDASALAHVVEDIGYHAATPVTRMTGFLWVLAVLELIETVLVANLLQIMIVGGFRVYVSDIPVAPGRESPAWVRHASVTNLKLKLALGIVGVSSLNLLETFINAANYADRVLWAQAGLHVVLLVSALVVAWIDRMHHQMHSPH
- a CDS encoding fumarate hydratase, encoding MTAIKQDDLIESVAAALQYISYYHPADYIEHLARAYEREQSPAAKDAMAQILTNSKMSATGHRPICQDTGIVNVFLKVGMDVRWEGFTGSLDDAINEGVRRGYNHPDNTLRASVVADPQFARKNTKDNTPAVIVTEIVPGNTVEVTVAAKGGGSENKSKMVMLNPSDSVVDWVLKTVPTMGAGWCPPGMLGIGIGGTAEKAVLLAKQSLMDDLDMYQLQAKAAKGEALSDVEKLRLELFEKVNALGIGAQGLGGLTTVLDVKVAMYPTHAASKPVAMIPNCAATRHAHFVLDGSGPVYLDPPSLDLWPKVDWTPDTEKSQRVNLNTLTKEQVASWKPGQTLLLNGKMLTGRDAAHKRIQDMLAKGEKLPVDFTNRVIYYVGPVDPVGDEAVGPAGPTTATRMDKFTDMMLAQTGLIAMVGKAERGPTAIEAIKKHKSAYLMAVGGAAYLVSKAIKTAKVVGFEDLGMEAIYEFDVVDMPVTVAVDAGGTSAHVTGPAEWEKRIASGEFKGISVAAA
- the murI gene encoding glutamate racemase; this encodes MSLPRHSVDRAAPIGVFDSGIGGLSVLQALRAALPGEDLVYVADSAHTPYGERSDAFITERTSAIARHLRDAHGAKLLVIACNTASAAAAHVVRQDNPGWPVVAIEPALKPAAHHTRTGHVGVLATRSTLASRKFAALRAAVTSAHQEVRFSEVACDGLAASIERWAQGGDGSASRDLLARYLGQLGELGAAAHAIDTLVLGCTHYPLIREQIQQQLPLGVGIVDSGLPVARHARRLLHSTGLLRAEPLGDEAPLSPASLRLLATGSVHTLHAAAQRWLRPMAAPLPDVETLAL
- a CDS encoding DUF6806 family protein, whose amino-acid sequence is MSHEAAPFEIHVHGDVTLRSDVGFDALQDALKPLWKYIGARSLADAAASLYDDEPGIRFDPHQHLLQMCWTLEGDEDFRHQLDDLCMNLNELSAQGTQIEVTFYDAEYDEEDEDDNRESRDDFVLLFVGPTPEAIMQAQRNLLVEDVVALMERHFDGAELGGVVAEIDKLFQGRYSALTSSLELGKPPRGPGGGGSSGHGSGRRPRHLH
- a CDS encoding tyrosine-type recombinase/integrase yields the protein MAKIKLTKSVVDTAQAQTCDMELRDTLVPGFLCKVTPTGRKVFMVQYRTNSGVRRKPAIGQFGELTVEQARSLAQDWLAEVRRGGDPGLDKAEARKAPTVKELCGRFMDDHSKPHNKPSTQAGYQYQIDSFVIPAFGSKKVHEITRNDITALMKRMEKSPTQANRVLSLVRKMFNLAELWGYRPDGSNPCRHVPKYPEKGSTRLITDDQMTKLFAYLEKAEAEGLEHPIHLLAVRLQFEFAARMSEILLLQWDWLDLPNGRVVWPDSKTGDMSKPLSAEARRLLESAPHYGDSPYVCPAILDHKKPLSPHSYYQAWRRILDRAGVPKVGTHGIRHRSATDIANSGVPLKVGMALTAHKTVAMFMRYVHTEDDPVRQAAELVATRRQTITKARQRQPQEATA
- a CDS encoding PDDEXK nuclease domain-containing protein, with amino-acid sequence MSARTPKAVKGAAVPAGYAGIHGGIVELLDAARQAAARSVNALMTASYWEIGRRIVEAEQQGKRRAGYGEQLIARLSADLTARFGRGFSPDNLENMRRFFAAYPRPVISEALSRKSGDGLPAEKSETVSRKLALGELAQVFTLPWSAYVRLLSVKDEHARRFYEAEALRGGWSVRQLDRQIGSQFYERTALSKDKAAMLVKGAAPRPEDAVRPDDAIKDPYVLEFLNLKDEYSESDLEAALIQRLEDFLLELGEGFTFVGRQRRLRIDQTWYRVDLLFFHRRLRCLVIIDLKLGSLTHADVGQMHMYCNYAKEHWAYPDENPPVGLILCADKGHALARYALEGLPTKVMAANYRTVLPDAELLQKELETTRRLLESRAAKQLKKLPQ
- the radC gene encoding RadC family protein, whose protein sequence is MSQLSLSLDTPLMVRDGRGRYRPADADQILEAARQVIEQKMQRGAEFTSPVVVKDYLRAKLAGFEHEVFAVLFLDTRHRLIDYVEMFHGTIDAAEVHPREVVKLALRLNAAAVIVSHNHPSGNPEPSAADKAMTAQLRQGLALVDVRTLDHVIVAGSRTTSFAERGLL
- a CDS encoding DUF2958 domain-containing protein — encoded protein: MNNALITDEQRIVLLANGRESLENPDFDPAPVVKLFTPDAGATWLLTEIDPDDHDHAFGLCDLGLGAPEIAWVSLGELATVRGGLGLPIERDLSFRAEKRLSAYARDARLAGRIAV